The Candidatus Limnocylindrales bacterium genome has a segment encoding these proteins:
- a CDS encoding TldD/PmbA family protein produces MDNRLQAKMLGKDKALDILTNIVRKSEADQTEAVLVGNSEGLTRFGESVIHQSMIESNIRVIFRVALGKKLGIASVNSLNPEDLKKSLQSAIQIAQLQKENPYFESFPASEEMPDLQTYYPETAAYSPQQRAEIIQQAIQRADSYGFRVAGALATGEGEMAVVNSRGLSVYQPYTQVRFNITALTADGSGYATDTSRNIQQVDFPQLIETALEKCSNSRNPSSLEPGFYDVILEPPAVSILLQWMGYIGFGAKSFQEGRSFLSGRLGERITGSSITIYDDGWDPAGVPITFDAEGVRKKKVILIDKGVAANVLYDTLTGARDHKPSTGHAMLSGGFHGGEPAPLNLFMEPGEVSFSEMLTSMERGLLITRFHYVNGLLDTRRALMTGMTRDGTFLVEEGKIKKPIQNLRFTEGILDAFSRVKKISRERHRVGFWGSEIGTCVVPALLIQGFHFTGKTSA; encoded by the coding sequence ATGGATAATAGACTACAAGCCAAAATGCTGGGAAAGGATAAAGCGCTGGATATACTTACCAACATTGTCCGTAAATCCGAAGCAGATCAAACAGAAGCGGTGCTGGTTGGAAATTCAGAAGGATTAACCCGATTTGGGGAGTCGGTTATTCACCAGAGTATGATAGAATCCAATATAAGGGTGATCTTTCGGGTTGCCCTGGGAAAAAAGCTGGGAATAGCTTCTGTGAATTCTCTGAACCCGGAGGACCTTAAAAAATCTCTGCAGAGCGCCATACAAATAGCTCAACTTCAAAAGGAAAATCCTTATTTTGAATCCTTTCCGGCTTCGGAGGAAATGCCAGATCTTCAGACCTATTATCCCGAGACAGCAGCTTACTCTCCTCAACAACGGGCTGAGATTATCCAACAAGCCATTCAACGGGCAGATTCTTACGGGTTTAGAGTTGCCGGAGCCTTGGCTACCGGAGAGGGAGAAATGGCCGTGGTTAACTCACGGGGCCTTTCGGTTTATCAGCCTTACACCCAAGTTCGCTTTAATATAACCGCTCTAACCGCCGATGGCTCCGGCTATGCCACCGATACTTCTCGGAATATCCAACAGGTAGATTTCCCCCAACTGATAGAAACGGCCTTGGAGAAATGTTCGAACAGTCGAAATCCATCTTCCCTGGAACCGGGGTTTTATGATGTGATTCTGGAACCTCCTGCGGTAAGTATTCTCCTGCAATGGATGGGATATATCGGATTTGGGGCTAAAAGTTTTCAGGAGGGACGAAGTTTTTTATCAGGTCGATTGGGCGAAAGAATCACCGGCTCCTCTATAACCATCTACGATGATGGTTGGGACCCTGCCGGTGTACCCATTACCTTCGATGCAGAAGGAGTTCGGAAGAAAAAAGTTATCTTGATCGATAAAGGAGTTGCAGCCAATGTCTTATACGATACCTTAACAGGAGCCCGCGATCATAAACCGTCTACAGGGCATGCTATGCTTTCAGGAGGATTCCACGGCGGAGAACCGGCTCCTTTGAATCTGTTTATGGAGCCCGGAGAGGTAAGTTTTTCGGAAATGTTGACTTCAATGGAACGAGGTCTCCTGATCACCCGTTTCCATTATGTAAATGGGCTGCTGGATACTCGACGGGCTCTTATGACCGGGATGACCCGAGATGGAACCTTTCTTGTTGAGGAAGGAAAAATAAAAAAACCCATTCAAAATCTTCGATTCACCGAAGGAATTCTGGATGCTTTCTCTCGGGTAAAAAAGATCTCCCGCGAGCGTCATCGCGTAGGATTCTGGGGTTCTGAAATAGGGACCTGCGTAGTACCCGCCTTGCTCATCCAGGGGTTTCACTTTACAGGTAAAACATCGGCTTAA
- a CDS encoding TldD/PmbA family protein: MNIKDFLKETISYLKQKGVDYGDIRQVRTRHQSLEVKNGMVENLLEDLDQGFGIRVLVKGSWGFAASSILTEEEMKRVADQAVEIARASAWVNKRKVQLAEVEPYIDTYRTRIEIDPFQVSLDEKINLLLQADEVLRKDPRIKVAQGIMGFNRIDKIFASTEGAFIEQTIWESGGGISVIAVEGSEVQQRSYPQSYHGDYATRGYEFVLGMNLVNEAERIRTEALELLRAPECPSGEKTLILEGSQVAIQVHESCGHPIELDRVLGTEISLAGGSFLTLDKLGKFRYGSRSVHITADATLEGGLGSFGYDDEGVKAQRTDIVREGIFVGYLTSRETAVVLGQKSNGTMRADGWNRIPLIRMVNINLEPGEPSLEELIADTPDGLYLSTLKSWSIDDLRLNFQFGCEMAQEIKHGKLGRIFKNPVYTGITPQFWGSCDAVCNKNFWHIWGTPNCGKGEPMQAGHVGHGTAPARFHRVQVGVKK; encoded by the coding sequence ATGAACATAAAAGACTTTCTTAAAGAAACGATTAGCTACCTGAAGCAAAAAGGGGTAGACTATGGAGATATTCGCCAGGTTCGGACAAGGCATCAAAGCTTAGAGGTTAAAAACGGTATGGTGGAGAACCTTCTGGAGGATTTAGATCAGGGATTTGGGATCCGGGTCCTGGTCAAAGGTTCCTGGGGATTTGCCGCCAGTTCGATCTTAACCGAAGAGGAAATGAAGCGGGTAGCGGATCAGGCCGTGGAAATTGCCCGGGCCAGTGCCTGGGTTAACAAGCGGAAAGTCCAATTAGCCGAAGTCGAGCCTTACATCGATACCTACCGAACTCGAATCGAGATAGATCCTTTTCAGGTTTCTCTGGACGAGAAAATCAATCTTCTGCTCCAGGCCGATGAAGTCCTCCGGAAAGATCCGCGAATTAAAGTTGCTCAAGGGATTATGGGATTTAATCGTATTGACAAGATCTTTGCCAGTACCGAGGGGGCCTTTATCGAACAAACTATTTGGGAAAGTGGGGGAGGCATTTCGGTTATAGCTGTGGAAGGTTCAGAAGTCCAGCAGCGATCTTATCCCCAATCCTATCACGGAGATTATGCTACCCGTGGATACGAATTCGTCCTTGGAATGAACCTGGTTAACGAAGCAGAGAGGATTCGGACGGAGGCTTTGGAATTGCTCCGGGCTCCAGAGTGTCCTTCAGGCGAAAAGACTTTAATTCTGGAAGGGTCTCAGGTGGCCATTCAGGTTCATGAGTCTTGTGGACATCCCATTGAGTTGGATCGGGTACTGGGAACCGAGATCAGCTTAGCCGGAGGGAGTTTTCTAACCCTGGATAAATTGGGAAAATTTCGGTATGGTTCCCGTTCGGTTCATATCACTGCCGACGCCACCCTGGAAGGAGGCTTAGGTAGTTTTGGATATGATGACGAAGGGGTTAAAGCTCAGCGAACCGATATTGTCCGAGAGGGCATTTTTGTTGGATATTTGACCTCTCGAGAGACCGCCGTGGTTTTGGGGCAGAAAAGTAATGGAACCATGCGGGCAGACGGTTGGAACCGGATTCCCCTTATTCGTATGGTTAATATTAATTTAGAACCCGGCGAACCGAGCCTGGAAGAGCTTATTGCCGATACACCCGACGGACTTTACCTGAGTACCCTTAAAAGCTGGAGCATCGATGATTTGCGCCTCAACTTCCAGTTTGGGTGTGAAATGGCCCAGGAAATCAAACACGGTAAGCTGGGAAGAATTTTTAAAAACCCTGTTTATACCGGTATCACACCTCAGTTTTGGGGTTCTTGTGATGCAGTTTGCAATAAAAATTTCTGGCACATCTGGGGAACTCCTAATTGTGGAAAGGGAGAACCCATGCAGGCCGGCCACGTGGGTCATGGTACAGCTCCGGCCCGGTTCCACCGGGTTCAGGTTGGTGTGAAAAAATAA